The following proteins are encoded in a genomic region of Drosophila willistoni isolate 14030-0811.24 chromosome 2L unlocalized genomic scaffold, UCI_dwil_1.1 Seg196, whole genome shotgun sequence:
- the LOC6640356 gene encoding uncharacterized protein LOC6640356: protein MHFIWLLFLINGNWILPWHMPNPYARDTFACDMFQSLLRYEQNTYQPIYQLVIISPASIQKLFAVFYNFSELEQIRPLARDLRLLDNKAFLSHKNRRWGQLFLPFFIQQDHVMELFANDFEELGDNISVQNFFVFDGDFELAKGFEESVWNYFNIVVLSKHQPLVSGLLQEFRLQSNGLEIYTLINFHANLGNEFLSIDRFHYGRGYFRFSEYLILGSSLADRTNCKILELPLNTASTQGLSLMLVMPPKHMKLLELEEKFLSFTSRNFWRLPYQMRYTQVSVRLPNVRFTSKLNVGILVNEMSTMHLHKLFKMETQFNGMFDSAFNRRIKVKHFVQSINMQLLAPGIAQRKEPINSHNFFNVSQTFDCGEGPFLFLVRSRDVIYFIGHYRRIPKAFRAGTQFGQF, encoded by the exons ATGCATTTTATATGGCTGCTTTTCCTAATAAATGGAAATTGGATCCTTCCTTGGCATATGCCCAATCCTTATGCACGGGATACATTTGCCTGTGATATGTTTCAGTCGTTGTTGCGTTATGAGCAGAATACATATCAGCCGATTTACCAATTAGTAATCATCTCACCGGCATcgattcaaaaattgtttgccgTCTTCTATAACTTCAGCGAACTTGAGCAAATACGTCCATTGGCCAGAGATTTGAGGCTGCTAGACAACAAAGCATTTTTGTCTCACAAGAATCGCAGGTGGGGCCAGCTATTCTTACCCTTTTTTATTCAGCAAGATCATGTAATGGAGTTATTTGCCAATGATTTTGAGGAGCTGGGGGATAATATATCGGTGCAgaattttttcgttttcgacGGTGACTTTGAATTGGCCAAAGGATTTGAGGAAAGTGTTTGGAACTATTTCAACATTGTAGTTTTGTCCAAACATCAGCCTCTGGTCTCTGGTCTTTTGCAAGAATTTCGTCTACAGTCTAATGGCCTGGAGATCTACACATTAATCAATTTTCATGCGAATCTGGGTAATGAGTTTCTATCGATTGATCGTTTTCATTATGGTAGAGGATATTTTCGCTTTTCTGAATATTTAATATTGGGCTCGAGTCTAGCCGATCGCACAAACTGCAAAATTCTTGAACTACCGCTCAATACTGCCAGTACCCAAGGATTGAGCCTCATGTTGGTGATGCCACCTAAACATATGAAACTGCTGGAGCTGGAAGAGAAATTCTTATCGTTTACTTCTCGCAACTTTTGGCGTTTGCCTTATCAAATGCGTTACACACAAGTTTCAGTGCGTTTGCCCAACGTGAGGTTTACATCGAAGCTTAATGTGGGAATTCTTGTGAATGAG ATGTCAACGATGCATTTGCATAAGCTCTTCAAAATGGAAACGCAATTTAATGGAATGTTTGATAGCGCCTTCAATAGACGCATTAAAGTGAAACATTTTGTGCAGTCGATCAACATGCAACTCCTTGCTCCCGGTATAGCTCAACGGAAAG AACCCATCAATTCGCACAACTTTTTCAATGTGAGCCAAACGTTCGATTGTGGTGAGGGACCTTTCCTATTTCTAGTTAGATCGAGGGATGTCATCTACTTCATCGGACACTATAGACGCATCCCCAAGGCTTTTAGGGCCGGTACTCAGTTTGGACAATTCTAA
- the LOC6640357 gene encoding uncharacterized protein LOC6640357 encodes MSSIECNSNNDSYARIDLCELKPVGRGVKEMSVIVKLFDKPISNASFGLEFRRRGYFTQPIYKYVVDACLFLRNKKRNPLANAFYDFLQLANKSNMNHTCPYNHDLIVDRFRVDKNLKFNLPIEKGDYTVEVFLHTYNVLRGTFNANLEIRN; translated from the exons ATGTCTAGCATTGAGTGCAATAGTAATAATGATTCCTATGCACGCATCGATCTCTGTGAGCTAAAGCCAGTGGGTCGTGGCGTTAAGGAGATGTCCGTAATCGTAAAATTATTTGATAAACCAATCAGTAATGCTTCA TTCGGTCTGGAGTTTAGGCGTCGAGGATACTTTACTCAGcctatatacaaatatgtgGTCGATGCTTGTTTATTTTTGCGCAATAAGAAACGTAATCCTTTGGCAAATGCCTTCTACGATTTCCTTCAGTTAGCCAACAAATCGAATATGAATCACACTTGCCCTTATAAT caTGATTTAATTGTGGATCGCTTTCGGGTAgacaagaatttaaaatttaatctgCCGATTGAGAAGGGCGACTATACAGTGGAAGTTTTCTTACATACCTACAATGTGCTACGGGGCACATTCAATGCAAATCTGGAAATTCGCAATTAG